The genomic region CCGCGACGGCAGCCGGAATCTGTTGCAGCGCAATGACGACGGCGATACCGAGAGTGAAGCCCTCGATCACCGGCCACGGGATGTAGGCGATCACCCTGCCCAGCCGGAGGAATCCCGCGACCACGACCAGGATCCCCGCCATCACGCTGAGCACTGCGACCGATCCGACTCCGTGGGCGGCGACGACGGGCGCCAGCACGACGACCATGGCACCGGTCGGGCCGGACACCTGCACCGCCGAGCCGCCGAAGACCGCTGCGACGATGCCGGCCACGATCGCCGTCACCAGCCCCGCCTGTGGACCCGCTCCGGAGCTGATGCCGAAAGCGAGCGCCAGGGGCAGCGCGATCACACCCACGGTGAGACCAGCCATCAGGTCGGGCCGCCAGGATGTCGGCACCGCTCGGTAGTCCGCACGCGAGGGCGCCAACGTCAACAGTCCTCGGAGCGCTCCTGCGACCCTCATCGGTCGTGCTCGGGGAATGCCGCACCGACGGGCGGGAGGGCTCGGACAACGCGCAGCTGGTCCCCGCTCCCGGCAACGATCTGGCCCAGCAATTCACGAGCGATCCGCAGCAGGTCGGCCACCTGCGGGTACGCCAGCCGACAGAAAACCTGGCTCGCCCGGCGTTCCGAGAGCACCAACCGGTGACGCCGCAGGACCGCCAGCTGCTGGGACAGGTGAGAGGCCTCCAGCCCCGTCTCGGCCAACAGGGTGCTCACCGGAACCTCGTCCGCCGCCGACAGCAGTTCGAGGATCCGGATCCGCAACGGGTGCGCCAGCCCCTTGAACAGATCTGCCTTGACCTCGTACAGCGGCCGGAATTCGCTGTCGGCACTCAGATCGGCCATCGCCACTCCTGAATTGATGATTTAGTGAATTGATAGATTCATCATGTCACGCTGGTAGGACGGTCGGTGACGGCGCGGGTGGAGCAAGGCACCTGCGTACCGTCGAACACATGGGAAACCCTGCAGAGCTCGCCGCGACCGACCCGACCCGCAGGACGATCGTCATCACCGGCGCCAGCGACGGGATCGGCGCTGCTGCGGCCAGAGCGCTGAGCGCGTTCGGCCATCGCGTGGTGGTCGTCGGCCGCTCGCCGGAGAAGACCGCGAAGGTCGCCGCGGAGATCGGCGCCGACCACCTGCTGGCCGATTTCGCCGACCTCGCGCAGGTCCGCACTCTCGCCGATCAGCTGCTCGAGCGGTACCCGCAGATCGACGTGCTCGCCAACAATGCCGGCGGGGTGATGGGTGACCGCAGCGAGACGAAGGACGGCCACGAGAAGACCTTCCAGGTCAATCATCTGGCGCCGTTCCTGCTGACGACGCTGCTGGCCGACCGGCTCACCGAGAGTTCGGCGACCGTCATCGCCACGGCGAGCGCCGCCCACCGCTTCGGGAAGATCGAACTGGACGATCTGGAGTCCACCCATCGGTACAAGGCCATGCGCGCCTACGGCTCGGCGAAGTTGGCGAACATCCTGACGACGGTCGAGCTGCAGCGTCGGCTCGGGACGGGCGGCAGCGAGTTGCCCGCCGGTCGCCCGGGTCTCACCGCGGTGAGCATCCATCCCGGCGTCGTCGCGAGCCAGTTCGCCCGCGAGGGCAAGGCCCTGACGCGGCTGTTCTACCGGCCGCCGTTCGATCGGCTGCTGGTGACGACCGAGCAGGGCGCCGACCAGATCATCTGGCTCGCCCAGGGAACGCCCGGTGTCGACTTCACTCCCGGCACCTATTACGCCCGTCGCAAGCCTGGCTCGCTCAGCAAGCAGGCGAAGGATGCAACGCTCGCCCGCGGTCTGTGGGACCGCAGCGCGAAGATGCTGTTCGGCTGACGCACTCCGGTGATCGATCCTGCCGGGATCTCGACGCGTTCGTTCCTCTCTTGCTCGATCACCGTGGGGTCGGAGGTCGAGCGACGAAGGAGTCGAGACCCGACGGATTCAGGACCGATGGCGGACCGGACGGAATCTCGTTCGGTTCGTTCCTCCATCGCTCGATCAACGTCGGTCAGGCGATCCCTGAGGCCCCGAGCCAGGAACCGACCAGGTAGGTCGCTGCCAACGCGAGTGCGCCGCCCAGCACGACCCTGGCCATCGCGCGCCAGCGTGAGCTGCCGCCGATCCAGGCAGACAGGTAGCCGGTGATCGCGAGCGCGAAGAGCACGGCGACGAAGGTCACGGTCACGCGGGCACCGGCGGGCGGCACCAGGATCGCGACCATCGGCAGGATCGCGCCGACGGTGAAGGCGAGCGCAGAGGCGCCGGCCGCCGCCCACGGGCTCACGACGTCACTCTCGTCCAGATGCAGTTCGACCTCGAGATGAGCAGCCAGTGCGTCGTGGGCGGTGAGCTCGGTGGCGACCCGGTGCGCGGTGCCCTCCGACAGCCCCTTCTGTCGGTACAGCCCGACCAGCTCATCGAACTCCTGCTCCGGCATCTCGGCGAGCTCCCGGCGCTCCTTCTCGATCAAGGCGTGCTCGCTGTCACGCTGGCTGCTGACCGAGACGTACTCCCCCAACGCCATCGAGATCGCGCCGCCCACCAGCCCGGCCATCCCGGCGGTGACGATGGGGCCGGTCTGCGTCGTAGCCCCCGCGACGCCCACCACGATCGCCGCCACCGAGACGATCCCGTCGTTGGCACCCAGCACCCCGGCCCGCAACCAGTTGAGCCGTTGCGCGATGCCCTCGCGATGGGGCTCACCCGGATGGACCGCCGTATCGGTCGGGGCGTCGGGTCGGTCGGTCATGCCTGCAGTACACCACCATCGGGAGACCGGGGACGCCGAGCAGCACCCTTCCGGGACAGCTGTGACACGCTGGTACCGACGCGGTGCTGCCCGCCGCGACACGGTGGTGGGGCTCGCCTCCTGGCAAGAAACTTCGATCCGCGCGGTCGACAACAGTCCCTGTCCCCTGGTTCAGTACTGCCCGGAGATGGGAGCACCACCGCATGTCTGCACCGCACGACCCACACGCCGATCGCGATCCCGAGCTCGGCGTCGACAGCGATCTCGAGGTGTCCGACACCACCAGCGGGCCTTCCGGGGCCGTCCATCCTCGTCCGCGCTTCCTCCTGCTGGTGGCGGTCGGCGGCGCACTGGGGACTGGTCTGCGGGAGGCCCTGTCGCTGACCTTTCCGCCCGTCTCCGGGGTCTCGGTCACCACCGGGGTGATCAACGTGGTCGGCGCCTTCGTGCTGGGCCTGCTGCTGGAGTTCCTGTCCGGACGCGGCGAGGACTCCGGCCGACGACGGGACCTCCGACTGTTCGCCGGGACCGGGGTACTCGGCGGGTTCACCACTTACAGCGCCCTGGCGACGGACACCGTCCTGCTGGGAGACACCGGGCGCTTCGTCGCCGCCGGGGCCTACACCGTCGGCACGCTGGTGCTGGGGCTGACGGCTGCCGCTCTCGGCATCGTGCTGGGACGCCGCATCATCCGGCGTCGCGTCGCCGGGAGCTCTTCATGACCGCCGCAGTGTTCGCCGGGATCTGCGTCGCCGGAGGCCTCGGCGCAGCCGCCCGGTTCTGCGTGGATGCGACGGTACGGAAGCGGTTCGGCTCCCGGATGCCCTGGGGCACAACGATGATCAATCTGTCCGGTTCGCTGCTACTGGGGTTGCTCACCGGTCTCGCCACCGCTGCGCTGGTGTCGGCCGACTGGCGGGCGATTCTCGGCACCGGCCTGCTCGGTGGCTACACCACCTTCTCCACCGCAGCATTCGAGACGGTGCGGCTGCTGCACGCGGGCCGCCGAACCGCCGCGGCGCTGAACGGGATCGGGATGCTGGTGCTCGCGGTGCTGCTCGCCTGGGGCGGGTTTGCCCTCGGCTCGTCGTGGTGAGCGCAGGTCTCCGCGGCGCGGCTATCGTCGACAGCAGGGACAGCGGCGCGCGCTCGCCCCGACGAGGAGGTCACAGGCGGATGCAGATCACCGGTGCAGTGCTCGAGACGTCCGGCGCGGAGGCGCCTTTCGCGCAGAGCCGGCCGTTCACCGTCAGCACGTTGGAGCTCGACGCGCCAGGACAGGGTGAGCTGCTGGTGCGCATCGAGGCCGCGGGCGTGTGTCACTCCGATCTCAGCGTCGTGGACGGCAACCGGGTGCGGCCGACGCCGATGCTGCTGGGTCACGAGGCGGCCGGCATCGTCGAGCAGATCGGTGACGGCATCGACGATCTGCAGGTCGGCGACCGGGTGGTGATGACGTTTTTGCCGCGCTGCGGTTCGTGTGCAGGGTGCGCGACGGACGGCCGCCTGCCGTGTGAGGTCGGCGCCGCTGCCAACGGAGCGGGTTCCTTGGTCGGCGGCGGGATGCGACTGCACCGCAACGGCTCCGACGTTTTCCACCATCTCGGAGTCAGCGGCTTCGCCAGTCATGCAGTGGTCAGTCGGACGTCCGTGGTCGGTGTCCCCACGGACGTCCCGGCCGAGATCGCGGCCTTGCTGGGCTGCGCCGTTCTCACCGGTGGCGGCGCCGTCATCAACGCCGGCAGACCCGCTCCCGGTGCGACGGTCGCGGTGGTGGGCCTGGGTGGGGTGGGGATGGCCGCGCTGTTGGTGGCGCAGGCACTCGGACACCCGGTGATCGGCGTGGACATGGTGGCCGACAAGCTCGCGCTGGCCCGTGATCTGGGAGCAGCGCAGGCGATCTCACCGATCGACGCGGTCGAGCAAGGCCTGCGAATACCGGTCGTGATCGAAGCGGCGGGCTCAGCGCGTGCCTTCGAGACGGCCTTCGCGGTCACCGCACCTGGCGGGACCACGGTGACGGTCGGATTACCTGCACCGCAAGCTGTCTCGACGATCTCACCGCTCACTCTGACAGCCGAGGCGCGCACCGTGATCGGAAGCTATCTCGGATCAGCCGTTCCCGAGCGCGACATCCCGACCTACGTCGATCTCTGGCGGGACGGGAAGTTGCCCCTCGAGCGGCTGGTGTCCTCACGGATCCGCCTGGAGGATCTGAACGGGGCGATGGACGCCCTGGCCGCCGGCACCGAACTGCGCCAGCTCATCACCTTCTGACCTCGACGCGCATCGAGCGACGCAGCAGCCAAGAACCCACCCACGCCGATCGAGCGACACAGCAGCCAAGAACCCACCCACGCCGATCGAGCGACGCAGCAGTCGAGATCCCACCCACGCCGATCGAGCGACACAGCAGCCGAGATGCCGTCGAATCCGCCTGCTCAGTCCGCGCCCGGCTCCGCGTCCCGTCGGCGTGCGGCGGCGCGCTGCTCCTCCGCCCGTGCACGGCACTGGGCGAGGAACTCGGCATCGGCCTCCGGGGTGGACGCGGTGGCTCGACCGGGTCGCTCGTACTCGGGGAAACCGCTGGGTCGCGCACCTGCGTAGTGCCCGCTGAAGCGCGGCCGGGTGCTGCGCGGCCGACCGGCGATGAGCCAGATGATCGAGCCGATGTCCGGCAGGATCAGCACGATCAGCAACCATGCCAGCTTCGGAAGATTGCGGCACTCCCCCTCGGGCGTGAGGATGACGTCCACCAGGCAGAAGACCCACAGCGCCAGCAGCGCGAACCCGACGACCCCACCTACGTACAGCATGTGTTCTCCCCCGTGCCGGTCGGACAGACCTTGCAGCGATCATGCAGGACCCGCCGGTTCGGCGCCAGAGCAGACGGTGCCCGGATCGGGTGATTTCCGTGGAGGTGGCCCTCGCGTGATGAAGGGGTCGAGCCCCGATGCGCGTGACGGTCGCGGGGGTCGAGCGACGCAGGAGATCCCACCCTGCGCATGCCGGTTGCGCCGGTCGAGCGACGCAGACATCGCAACCGCACCCTGCGCGTCCCGGTCACGGCGGTCGAGCGACGCAGGAGACGAGACCCCGTTCCCGTCACCGCCTGCGAGCGTCCGAGCTCAAGTCCGCAGGATCTTCTCCATCGACTTGCCCTTCGCCAGCTCGTCCACCAGCTTGTCCAGGTAGCGGATCTTCTGCATCAGCGGATCCTCCACGTTCTCCACCCGGATGCCGCACACCGTTCCGGTGATGAGCGAGACGTTCGGGTGCAGCTGCGCTGCGGCGAAGAACTCCTCGAACGTGGTCTTCTCGTCGAGATGCCGTTGCAAGGTCGGCTCGTCGAACCCGGTGAGCCAACGGAAGATCTCGTCCACTTCGGCGCGGGTGCGGCCCTTGCGCTCTGCCTTGTTCACGTAGTGCGGGTACACCGACGCAACGCTGGTGGTGAAGATGCGGCTCATCCGCAGAATCTAATACGGGCGAGATCTCAGCAGAAGGTTGTCACGCCTGGCGAAAGGCGCTACGACGGACCGCCTCCGCCAGTGCCCGCAGCCACGCGGCGGAAAGCGGACTTTCGCTGGTGAACCGGCTTGTTGCTGGCCGGAAGGGCGTCCTCGAAGCCAGCAACAGCCCTTGTCACCAGCGACGAAGTCGCGGCAGCGGCTCCCGCACCAGGGCACGAGAAAGGCCAGGTCGGAGTGTTCACCACTCTGACCTGGCCATCTCGATACGGTCGGGCTGACAGGATTTGAACCTGCGACCCCCTGACCCCCAGTCAGGTGCGCTACCAAGCTGCGCCACAGCCCGCCACTGCACGAGGCAGCCTGACAAGGCTACCGCAGCCCGGCGACCGCTCCGGCACCCGCCGACGACCGTTGGTCAGAGCAGTTGCAGCTGTCGGATCCGGTCGGCGACAGCACGGCGCGCCACCGCGGAGTCCGGGGCGAAGACCTCGAACCCGTGCGGACAGCCCGGGTGGACGTGCAGCTCCGTGGCCACGCCGGCAGCCATCAGTCGACGGGCATAGGTGACGTCCTCCTCGGCGAAGATGTCGAGCTGGCCGACCTCGACATAGGCCGGGGCCAGGCCCTTCAGCGATCCGGCTCTGGCAGGAGCGGCCGAAGGCGGGACGTCGTCCCCACCGGCGGCGTCGCCGAGCAGGCTCCCCCACCCGGTGATGTTGTCGTCGTAGGTCCAGACCGCGAACGGCGCGATCGCCGGATCCGGGGAGGTGTTGCGGTCGTCCAGCATCGGATGGATGAGGATCTGCCGCGCCACCGGTACACCGCGATCCCTGGCCAGCAGCGCGAGCCCGGCGGACAGGCCACCACCGGCCGAGTCGCCGATGACCCCGATGCGTTCCGGGTCCGCGCCCAGGTCTGCAGCGTGATCGACCAACCACCGCAGCGCGGCGAAGCAGTCCTCGACCGGCGTCGGATGCGGGAACTCGGGCGCCAGGCGATACTCGACCGCGACCAGCGGGACCCCGGAGGCCTGCACGTACGAGCGCAGGAACGGGTCGTAGATCTCCACCGAACCACCGATCATGCCGCCGCCGTGGACGTACAGCGCAGCGGAGCCCGACGGCTGCGCCGGTCGGTACATCCGCAGTTCCAGCTCGGCCCCGTCGACCTGCAACGACGTCGACTCGACCGTCACCTCCGGCGCCGGCGGTACCAGAGTTCCCAGTACCGAGAACAGCTGGCCCATCGCCTCCCTGCGCCCGGCGACGTCGCCCACCGCGAGAGGTACGGGCTCCCCTGCCTGCGCCACCAGCGCCTGGAGCGCAGCGCCCACCTCCGGATCGAGTGTCAACGTCATCGTCTGCTCCTGTTCTCGGGAGGGTCAGGGCGTCATCATCGCCACTGACCGCAAGTCCGGTTCGTCCCATCGTGCCACCCGGTGCTCCTACCCTGGTCGGGTGCCGACGCCCGCATCCGGATCCTCCGCCCTCCGGCCCCCCTCGCTCCGGCGAGTGCCGGCTCTCCTGGAGCAGACCGGTGCCCGACTGGACGGTGAGCCGTTCCGCACCGCCGCCTGCCTGCTCTGCCCGGTGACCTGGCGGGGAGCTCCCGCGATGCTCAAGGTGACCGCTGCGCCGGAGGAACTGCGGGGCATCGAGGCGCTGGGCCACTGGGACGGACGGGGTTCGGTGCGCGTGCTGTATCGGGACGCTGACGCGACGATCATGGAGCGAGCCGGAGCAACCCTCCGGGTGTCCGAGCCCGACGACGCCGTCCGTACCGCGACGTTGACCGCGGCGGTACGGGTGCTGCACACCCTCCCGGCACCGGCGAGCGGAGGGTTCGTGCCGCTCCGAGATCATCTGCGTAGC from Nakamurella sp. A5-74 harbors:
- the crcB gene encoding fluoride efflux transporter CrcB, whose translation is MTAAVFAGICVAGGLGAAARFCVDATVRKRFGSRMPWGTTMINLSGSLLLGLLTGLATAALVSADWRAILGTGLLGGYTTFSTAAFETVRLLHAGRRTAAALNGIGMLVLAVLLAWGGFALGSSW
- a CDS encoding alpha/beta hydrolase; translated protein: MTLTLDPEVGAALQALVAQAGEPVPLAVGDVAGRREAMGQLFSVLGTLVPPAPEVTVESTSLQVDGAELELRMYRPAQPSGSAALYVHGGGMIGGSVEIYDPFLRSYVQASGVPLVAVEYRLAPEFPHPTPVEDCFAALRWLVDHAADLGADPERIGVIGDSAGGGLSAGLALLARDRGVPVARQILIHPMLDDRNTSPDPAIAPFAVWTYDDNITGWGSLLGDAAGGDDVPPSAAPARAGSLKGLAPAYVEVGQLDIFAEEDVTYARRLMAAGVATELHVHPGCPHGFEVFAPDSAVARRAVADRIRQLQLL
- a CDS encoding PLD nuclease N-terminal domain-containing protein encodes the protein MLYVGGVVGFALLALWVFCLVDVILTPEGECRNLPKLAWLLIVLILPDIGSIIWLIAGRPRSTRPRFSGHYAGARPSGFPEYERPGRATASTPEADAEFLAQCRARAEEQRAAARRRDAEPGAD
- a CDS encoding alcohol dehydrogenase catalytic domain-containing protein, whose amino-acid sequence is MQITGAVLETSGAEAPFAQSRPFTVSTLELDAPGQGELLVRIEAAGVCHSDLSVVDGNRVRPTPMLLGHEAAGIVEQIGDGIDDLQVGDRVVMTFLPRCGSCAGCATDGRLPCEVGAAANGAGSLVGGGMRLHRNGSDVFHHLGVSGFASHAVVSRTSVVGVPTDVPAEIAALLGCAVLTGGGAVINAGRPAPGATVAVVGLGGVGMAALLVAQALGHPVIGVDMVADKLALARDLGAAQAISPIDAVEQGLRIPVVIEAAGSARAFETAFAVTAPGGTTVTVGLPAPQAVSTISPLTLTAEARTVIGSYLGSAVPERDIPTYVDLWRDGKLPLERLVSSRIRLEDLNGAMDALAAGTELRQLITF
- a CDS encoding SDR family NAD(P)-dependent oxidoreductase; the encoded protein is MGNPAELAATDPTRRTIVITGASDGIGAAAARALSAFGHRVVVVGRSPEKTAKVAAEIGADHLLADFADLAQVRTLADQLLERYPQIDVLANNAGGVMGDRSETKDGHEKTFQVNHLAPFLLTTLLADRLTESSATVIATASAAHRFGKIELDDLESTHRYKAMRAYGSAKLANILTTVELQRRLGTGGSELPAGRPGLTAVSIHPGVVASQFAREGKALTRLFYRPPFDRLLVTTEQGADQIIWLAQGTPGVDFTPGTYYARRKPGSLSKQAKDATLARGLWDRSAKMLFG
- a CDS encoding VIT family protein, whose amino-acid sequence is MTDRPDAPTDTAVHPGEPHREGIAQRLNWLRAGVLGANDGIVSVAAIVVGVAGATTQTGPIVTAGMAGLVGGAISMALGEYVSVSSQRDSEHALIEKERRELAEMPEQEFDELVGLYRQKGLSEGTAHRVATELTAHDALAAHLEVELHLDESDVVSPWAAAGASALAFTVGAILPMVAILVPPAGARVTVTFVAVLFALAITGYLSAWIGGSSRWRAMARVVLGGALALAATYLVGSWLGASGIA
- a CDS encoding aminoglycoside phosphotransferase family protein, coding for MPTPASGSSALRPPSLRRVPALLEQTGARLDGEPFRTAACLLCPVTWRGAPAMLKVTAAPEELRGIEALGHWDGRGSVRVLYRDADATIMERAGATLRVSEPDDAVRTATLTAAVRVLHTLPAPASGGFVPLRDHLRSLLDDRDDRFAQARRFAQELLQRNEEPVLLHGDVHAENLLASPRGWLFIDPKGVIGPRAFDHANIFTNWTLPEATENFDARLAIVCRQAAIGERTMLEWIVAWSGVSGIWHLQDDDPEEAAFPHTVMAMALQRLSTVH
- a CDS encoding CrcB family protein, producing the protein MSAPHDPHADRDPELGVDSDLEVSDTTSGPSGAVHPRPRFLLLVAVGGALGTGLREALSLTFPPVSGVSVTTGVINVVGAFVLGLLLEFLSGRGEDSGRRRDLRLFAGTGVLGGFTTYSALATDTVLLGDTGRFVAAGAYTVGTLVLGLTAAALGIVLGRRIIRRRVAGSSS
- a CDS encoding DUF2200 domain-containing protein, translating into MSRIFTTSVASVYPHYVNKAERKGRTRAEVDEIFRWLTGFDEPTLQRHLDEKTTFEEFFAAAQLHPNVSLITGTVCGIRVENVEDPLMQKIRYLDKLVDELAKGKSMEKILRT
- a CDS encoding metalloregulator ArsR/SmtB family transcription factor, with amino-acid sequence MADLSADSEFRPLYEVKADLFKGLAHPLRIRILELLSAADEVPVSTLLAETGLEASHLSQQLAVLRRHRLVLSERRASQVFCRLAYPQVADLLRIARELLGQIVAGSGDQLRVVRALPPVGAAFPEHDR